Proteins co-encoded in one Hymenobacter swuensis DY53 genomic window:
- a CDS encoding HAMP domain-containing sensor histidine kinase: MNLKTKITLAFVTMLLLLLGVSAFTLFSLNRLDRTARNVLQDNFYSVELGQRMLRALDSVQTAPPVALSSFREALTREAGNVTEVGEQAVVDSLTATLARYERLPQAATAARLRTLTYRMIDLNTQALTRKNEAANRTATQQQRYVLALLTFALLTSLLFVLSVPEAAVGGLRKLTASIENATNQDYSSSIPVESHDEFGTVARAFNRMLVQLQDYRTSTLAQLMAERNRAASIVNNLDEGLLLVDEHRRVLLVNPVAAELLGQPAAGLLGQPADEVARHNDLFRELLRHLDTPAAQRPQEAAPVLTLARNGEEVYYRVAVNDVISFNEALDKMEFVGSILTLHNVSEFKKLDQAKSNFLATVSHELKTPLSSINFSLKLLQNGKVGSVNEEQQRILATIKQENQRLLKLVGELIDVSRLESGNIQLNFQPTQVRDIVQFAADTIQLQLQPKQLTLDIQVPAELPPVRADIEKTTWVLLNLLANGIRYSPEQGQLHIRAALAAGGQQVEVLVQDHGPGIAPQYQEKIFQRFVQIPDKTGYRGGSGLGLSIAREFIGSQGGQLWVESELGSGSTFRFTLPVAG; encoded by the coding sequence ATGAACCTCAAAACCAAAATCACCCTGGCCTTCGTCACCATGCTGCTGCTGCTGCTGGGCGTGAGTGCGTTTACCCTGTTCTCGCTCAACCGCCTTGACCGCACGGCGCGCAACGTGCTGCAGGACAATTTCTACTCCGTAGAGCTGGGTCAGCGCATGCTGCGCGCCCTCGACAGCGTGCAGACCGCGCCGCCCGTGGCATTGTCCAGCTTCCGGGAGGCTCTCACCCGCGAGGCCGGCAACGTGACGGAAGTGGGTGAGCAGGCGGTGGTAGACAGCCTCACCGCCACGCTGGCCCGCTACGAGCGGCTGCCCCAGGCCGCTACCGCCGCCCGGCTCCGCACGCTCACCTACCGCATGATTGACCTGAACACCCAGGCCCTCACCCGCAAAAACGAAGCCGCCAACCGAACCGCCACCCAGCAGCAGCGCTACGTGCTGGCGTTGCTCACCTTCGCGCTGCTGACCTCCCTGCTATTCGTACTGAGCGTGCCCGAGGCGGCCGTGGGGGGCCTGCGCAAGCTCACGGCCAGCATCGAAAACGCCACTAATCAGGATTATTCGTCCTCCATTCCGGTGGAAAGCCACGACGAGTTTGGCACCGTGGCGCGGGCTTTCAACCGCATGCTGGTGCAGCTGCAGGACTACCGCACCTCCACGCTGGCCCAGCTGATGGCCGAGCGCAACCGCGCCGCCAGCATCGTGAACAACCTCGATGAGGGCCTGCTACTGGTGGATGAGCACCGCCGGGTGCTGCTGGTGAACCCCGTAGCCGCCGAGCTGCTGGGCCAGCCCGCCGCCGGACTGCTGGGCCAGCCGGCCGACGAAGTAGCCCGCCACAACGACCTGTTCCGGGAACTGCTGCGCCACCTCGATACGCCCGCCGCCCAGCGCCCCCAGGAGGCTGCCCCGGTGCTCACCCTGGCCCGCAACGGCGAGGAAGTGTACTACCGCGTAGCCGTGAACGACGTCATCAGCTTCAACGAGGCGCTGGATAAGATGGAATTCGTGGGCTCTATCCTCACCCTGCACAACGTGTCGGAGTTCAAGAAGCTGGATCAGGCCAAGTCGAACTTCCTGGCTACCGTGTCGCACGAGCTGAAAACGCCGCTGTCCAGCATCAATTTCAGCCTGAAGCTGCTGCAGAATGGCAAAGTGGGCTCCGTAAACGAGGAGCAGCAGCGGATTCTGGCCACCATCAAGCAGGAAAACCAGCGGCTACTGAAGCTGGTGGGCGAGCTGATTGACGTGTCGAGGCTGGAATCGGGCAACATCCAGCTCAACTTCCAGCCCACCCAGGTGCGCGACATCGTGCAGTTCGCGGCCGATACCATCCAGCTCCAGCTCCAGCCCAAGCAGCTCACCCTCGACATCCAGGTGCCCGCCGAGCTGCCCCCCGTGCGCGCTGACATCGAGAAAACCACCTGGGTGCTGCTGAACCTGCTGGCCAACGGCATCCGCTACTCGCCCGAGCAGGGACAGCTGCACATCCGGGCGGCGTTGGCTGCGGGTGGGCAGCAGGTGGAGGTGCTGGTGCAGGACCACGGCCCCGGCATTGCGCCCCAATACCAGGAAAAGATCTTCCAGCGCTTTGTGCAGATTCCCGATAAAACCGGCTACCGGGGCGGCTCGGGTTTAGGCCTGAGCATTGCCCGCGAGTTTATCGGCAGCCAGGGCGGGCAGCTGTGGGTGGAAAGCGAACTGGGCAGCGGCAGCACCTTCCGGTTCACGCTGCCAGTGGCGGGGTGA
- the uvsE gene encoding UV DNA damage repair endonuclease UvsE has product MKIGYPCVNESLDCTTTSTFRLASYSDERVELAVGNNLRCLLRILAWNVERQLLFFRIGSGVVPFGSHPINTFPWQTRFAAEFRQVGDFVKAHDMRISFHPDQFVVLNSPDAGIVERSVQELVYQGSMLDLMGLDSTHKLQIHVGGLYGDRDLAISRFIATYRQLPEAVRARLVIENDDRLFSLQDCLRVHQAVGIPILFDNFHHECLNHGEPMAEALRLAAATWHPARDGVMMMDYSSQAHGERKGKHTASMEEDLFRAFLPELGDLDVDIMLEIKDKEASAGRACGILRDVGRLAVSLPAAQ; this is encoded by the coding sequence ATGAAGATTGGATATCCTTGCGTAAACGAATCCCTGGACTGCACCACGACCAGCACATTCCGGCTGGCTTCTTATTCTGACGAGCGGGTAGAGTTGGCCGTGGGAAACAACCTGCGCTGCTTGCTGCGAATTCTGGCCTGGAACGTGGAGAGGCAGCTGCTGTTTTTCCGGATTGGCTCGGGGGTGGTGCCGTTTGGCTCCCACCCCATCAACACCTTTCCCTGGCAGACGCGCTTTGCGGCAGAGTTCCGGCAGGTGGGCGACTTCGTGAAAGCCCACGACATGCGCATCTCCTTCCACCCCGACCAGTTTGTGGTGCTGAACTCACCCGATGCCGGTATTGTGGAGCGTAGCGTGCAGGAGCTAGTGTACCAGGGCTCAATGCTGGACCTGATGGGCCTCGACAGCACCCACAAGCTCCAGATTCACGTGGGCGGCCTCTACGGCGACCGGGACCTAGCTATCAGCCGCTTTATTGCCACCTATCGGCAGTTGCCCGAGGCCGTGCGCGCCCGCCTCGTCATCGAAAACGACGACCGGCTATTCAGCCTGCAGGACTGCCTGCGCGTGCATCAGGCCGTGGGCATCCCCATCTTGTTCGACAACTTCCACCACGAGTGCCTCAACCACGGCGAGCCAATGGCCGAAGCCCTGCGCCTGGCTGCCGCCACCTGGCATCCTGCGCGCGATGGGGTGATGATGATGGACTACAGCTCGCAGGCCCACGGTGAGCGGAAAGGCAAGCACACGGCCAGCATGGAGGAAGACCTATTCCGGGCCTTTCTGCCCGAGTTAGGTGACCTAGACGTGGATATCATGCTGGAAATAAAGGACAAGGAAGCCAGCGCCGGCCGGGCCTGCGGTATTCTGCGTGACGTGGGCCGACTGGCGGTGTCGTTGCCTGCAGCACAGTAA
- a CDS encoding carboxypeptidase-like regulatory domain-containing protein, producing MMPFRLPMGLLRAGWLLVLLLLAGAATAQLRVTGSVSDASNRRPIPGASVIVQRTRLGTTATAEGDFSITANNTDTLIFRAVGFKAQRLPLGGTGLSQLIVQIKLVQDTVQLGEVRITEGRPDRAVINRALRNIKRPSTAPTSAVKRPPAPKPLFPVDSAAPKAPVPTLASPVSLLYEQFSREGKQRRKMEEINKEEAAAKAAELDRLNRRRYNKNFKDNRGYEVE from the coding sequence ATGATGCCTTTTCGTTTGCCTATGGGTTTGTTGCGCGCCGGGTGGCTGCTGGTTTTGCTACTGCTGGCCGGAGCCGCCACGGCCCAGCTGCGGGTAACCGGCAGCGTGTCGGATGCCAGCAACCGCCGGCCCATTCCGGGGGCCTCCGTTATTGTGCAGCGCACCCGCCTGGGCACCACTGCCACCGCCGAGGGCGACTTCAGCATCACGGCCAACAATACCGACACGCTCATTTTCCGGGCCGTGGGTTTCAAGGCGCAGCGCCTGCCGCTGGGCGGCACCGGCCTTTCTCAGCTCATCGTGCAGATCAAACTGGTGCAGGACACCGTGCAGCTAGGCGAGGTTCGAATCACGGAAGGCCGCCCCGACCGCGCCGTTATCAACCGGGCTTTGCGCAATATTAAGCGGCCCAGCACGGCTCCTACCAGCGCCGTTAAGCGCCCGCCCGCGCCCAAACCCCTGTTCCCCGTCGATTCGGCCGCGCCCAAGGCTCCAGTTCCCACGCTGGCCAGCCCCGTGAGTTTACTCTATGAGCAGTTCTCGCGCGAGGGCAAGCAGCGCCGCAAAATGGAGGAAATCAACAAAGAAGAAGCCGCCGCCAAAGCCGCCGAGCTGGACCGCCTGAACCGCCGCCGCTACAACAAGAACTTCAAGGACAACCGCGGCTACGAGGTGGAATAA
- a CDS encoding metallophosphoesterase, producing the protein MRNPSFLVFFFGLIAVAEWYGYQAFRTIFQHADSSTRRLTATLYWGVSVLIWVLGFWAMRNRQEHASFKSYLGGLLLAMIAAKIVILIPLLLEDLTRLARWAFQSGTRTAGTPSGAGISRSEFLSKAALVLGAIPFVSLLWGMAKGGTDYTVRRVTLRFPNLPASFDGFKLLQISDLHTGSFHSKEPLQRAVQLINEQQADQIFMTGDLVNNYATEVEEHIDTLAGIQSKLPIYSVLGNHDYGDYVPEFKEDRSLWEANLARLKQNHAKIGWELLLDEARTVERNGEKIVILGVQNWGARGFTQYGKLAQAHAAADAAAPFKILLSHDPSHWDGQVHQYDDIDLMLAGHTHGMQFGVNLSFLKWSPVQYAYKQWAGLYQRGKQYLYVNAGLGFIGYHGRVGFLPEITVFELRRG; encoded by the coding sequence ATGCGCAACCCCTCATTTCTCGTTTTCTTTTTCGGCTTGATAGCCGTGGCCGAGTGGTATGGCTACCAGGCATTTCGCACCATTTTTCAACATGCTGACTCCAGTACCCGCCGGCTAACGGCCACTCTGTACTGGGGCGTTTCGGTGCTGATTTGGGTCCTCGGATTCTGGGCCATGCGCAACCGCCAGGAACATGCCTCCTTTAAGTCCTACCTGGGTGGGCTACTGCTGGCCATGATTGCGGCCAAAATCGTCATTCTGATTCCACTACTGCTGGAAGACCTCACGCGGCTGGCCCGCTGGGCTTTCCAGAGCGGCACCCGGACCGCCGGCACGCCCAGCGGCGCGGGCATCTCGCGCAGTGAGTTTCTGAGCAAGGCCGCTCTGGTGCTGGGCGCCATTCCGTTCGTGTCGCTGCTATGGGGCATGGCCAAGGGCGGCACCGATTACACCGTGCGCCGCGTGACGCTGCGCTTTCCCAACCTGCCGGCCTCCTTCGATGGGTTTAAGCTGCTTCAGATTTCTGATCTGCACACAGGCTCCTTCCACTCCAAAGAGCCGTTGCAGCGGGCTGTGCAGCTCATCAACGAGCAGCAGGCCGACCAGATTTTCATGACCGGTGACCTAGTGAACAACTACGCCACTGAGGTAGAAGAGCACATCGACACGCTGGCTGGCATCCAATCGAAGCTGCCCATCTACTCCGTGCTCGGCAACCACGACTACGGCGACTACGTGCCTGAATTCAAGGAGGATCGTTCTTTGTGGGAGGCCAACTTAGCGCGGCTGAAGCAGAATCACGCCAAAATTGGCTGGGAGCTGCTGCTGGACGAGGCCCGTACGGTGGAGCGCAACGGCGAGAAGATTGTCATTCTGGGCGTGCAGAACTGGGGGGCCCGGGGATTTACGCAGTACGGCAAGCTGGCCCAGGCTCACGCCGCTGCTGATGCTGCCGCACCCTTCAAAATCCTGCTTTCGCACGACCCTTCGCACTGGGACGGACAGGTACATCAGTATGACGACATTGACCTAATGCTGGCGGGCCATACCCATGGCATGCAGTTCGGTGTGAACCTGTCGTTTCTGAAGTGGAGCCCGGTGCAGTATGCCTACAAGCAGTGGGCCGGTTTGTACCAGCGCGGCAAGCAGTACCTCTACGTGAATGCCGGGCTGGGCTTTATCGGCTACCACGGCCGGGTGGGCTTCCTGCCCGAAATTACCGTGTTTGAGTTGCGCCGGGGGTAA
- the radC gene encoding RadC family protein: MPVQAPESAAVPYETPASFGIKSWAEEDRPREKLMQKGRAALSDAELLAILLGSGTAKLSAVDVAKLVLSAAQNDLNALARFSLKELMRQKGIGEAKAITIVAALELGRRRKEADAPARATITCSRDIYRVVRPYLQDLPHEEFWVVLLNRANVVMRTVSISRGGVAGTVADPKLIFKEALEQLASSVILVHNHPSGNKNPSAADIALTRKLKEAGQFLDLPILDHLIYTDNGYYSFADESML; encoded by the coding sequence ATGCCAGTGCAGGCTCCCGAATCGGCAGCCGTTCCTTATGAAACGCCCGCTTCGTTCGGTATCAAGAGCTGGGCCGAAGAAGACCGGCCGCGCGAAAAACTGATGCAGAAGGGCCGCGCCGCCCTATCAGATGCCGAACTGCTGGCCATTCTGCTGGGTTCAGGTACGGCCAAACTCTCGGCCGTGGATGTAGCCAAGCTGGTACTCAGCGCCGCTCAGAATGACCTGAACGCCCTGGCCCGCTTTTCCCTGAAGGAGCTGATGCGCCAAAAGGGAATAGGGGAAGCCAAAGCCATTACCATTGTGGCGGCCCTGGAGCTGGGCCGCCGCCGCAAAGAGGCCGATGCGCCCGCCCGTGCTACCATCACCTGCTCCCGCGACATTTACCGCGTGGTACGTCCCTACCTGCAGGACTTGCCCCACGAGGAGTTCTGGGTGGTGCTGCTGAACCGGGCCAACGTGGTAATGCGCACCGTGAGCATCAGCCGCGGCGGCGTGGCCGGCACCGTCGCCGACCCCAAGCTCATCTTCAAGGAAGCTTTGGAGCAACTGGCCAGCAGCGTAATTCTGGTGCATAACCACCCCAGCGGCAATAAGAACCCCTCCGCCGCCGACATTGCTCTCACCCGCAAGCTCAAGGAAGCCGGTCAGTTCCTGGATTTGCCCATCCTCGACCACCTCATCTACACCGACAACGGCTACTACAGCTTCGCCGATGAAAGTATGCTGTGA
- a CDS encoding DUF1684 domain-containing protein → MRLNPKLLIALGLLLVFGYFVQDLVLGSDQYAAQLRKAREAKDNGFRRAEDSPLSTEQRQTFDSLKYFVPDKAYRFDAQLEQFSQRDTVEMPLTDGKADKYLRWGRASFLFNKQEYKLTLFLKADGQDTTLFVPFTDRTNGFATYGGGRYLDAPLPAAGDTEVILDFNEAYNPYCAYADGFACPVPPADNRLTVEIKAGEKAFK, encoded by the coding sequence ATGCGCTTAAATCCCAAACTACTCATTGCCCTCGGTTTACTACTCGTCTTCGGCTACTTCGTGCAGGACTTGGTGCTGGGCAGCGACCAGTACGCCGCCCAGTTGCGCAAAGCCCGCGAGGCCAAGGACAACGGTTTCCGTCGGGCCGAAGACTCGCCCCTGAGCACCGAGCAGCGCCAGACCTTCGACAGCCTCAAGTACTTCGTTCCCGATAAAGCCTACCGCTTCGACGCCCAGCTGGAGCAGTTTTCCCAGCGCGACACCGTAGAAATGCCCCTCACCGATGGCAAGGCCGATAAGTACCTGCGCTGGGGCCGGGCCAGCTTCCTGTTCAACAAGCAGGAGTACAAGCTGACCCTGTTCCTGAAAGCCGACGGCCAAGATACTACGCTGTTCGTGCCCTTCACCGACCGCACCAACGGCTTTGCCACCTACGGCGGCGGCCGCTACCTCGACGCACCCCTGCCCGCCGCCGGCGACACGGAAGTAATCCTCGACTTCAACGAGGCCTACAACCCCTACTGCGCCTACGCCGACGGCTTCGCCTGTCCCGTCCCGCCCGCCGACAACCGCCTGACCGTGGAAATCAAGGCCGGGGAAAAAGCCTTCAAGTAG